A window from Neoarius graeffei isolate fNeoGra1 chromosome 14, fNeoGra1.pri, whole genome shotgun sequence encodes these proteins:
- the LOC132897848 gene encoding galanin receptor 2a has product MNASQQSHFSLSRRVESAIIASVFALIFALGMIGNCLVLTVLLRNGQMNAKTTNMFILNLGLADLCFILFCVPLQATIYAMDEWVFGAFVCKVVHFIIYLTMYASIFTLTAVSLDRYLAICYPLHARELRTPDNTLASIGVVWTLSLVFSSPYFSYYQQMDLNGTTVCVPAWDIQNRRAMDICTFVFGYLIPVLVLGLTYARTIRYLWTSVDPMQEACESRLAKCRVTKMIVIVAVLFCLCWLPHHLIIMCMWFGHFPLNHTTYVLRILSHLVAYTNSCLNPIVYALVSKHFRKGFRKVFGCEAQKQVANQVNMAPQAQTVSLVEVVSSDGSNHSDGSARV; this is encoded by the exons ATGAACGCCTCACAGCAGAGTCACTTCTCCTTGAGCAGGAGAGTTGAGTCAGCGATCATCGCTTCAGTATTTGCTCTTATCTTTGCACTTGGCATGATAGGAAATTGCCTGGTCCTCACTGTCCTGCTTCGCAATGGCCAGATGAATGCCAAGACCACTAACATGTTCATCCTGAACCTGGGTCTTGCTGATCTCTGCTTCATCCTGTTTTGTGTTCCACTCCAGGCCACCATCTACGCCATGGACGAGTGGGTGTTTGGAGCGTTCGTGTGTAAAGTGGTGCACTTTATTATCTACCTGACCATGTATGCCAGCATCTTCACACTTACTGCCGTCTCTCTGGACAG ATATTTAGCCATTTGTTACCCACTTCATGCCAGAGAACTACGAACGCCTGATAACACTCTCGCCTCCATCGGAGTGGTGTGGACTCTCTCGTTGGTGTTCTCCAGTCCTTACTTTAGCTACTACCAGCAGATGGACCTAAatggcaccactgtgtgtgtcccTGCCTGGGACATCCAGAACCGTAGAGCAATGGATATTTGTACTTTTGTATTTGGCTACCTGATTCCTGTCTTGGTCCTGGGTCTCACATACGCCAGGACGATCCGCTACCTGTGGACCAGCGTAGACCCCATGCAGGAGGCATGTGAGAGTCGCCTCGCCAAGTGCAGGGTGACCAAGATGATTGTGATTGTGGCGGTTCTGTTTTGCCTCTGCTGGCTGCCTCACCATCTCATCATCATGTGCATGTGGTTCGGCCATTTTCCTCTCAACCACACTACCTATGTGCTACGCATTCTTTCACACCTAGTGGCTTACACTAACTCCTGTCTCAACCCCATCGTGTACGCACTAGTGTCCAAGCACTTCCGCAAAGGTTTTCGAAAGGTATTTGGGTGTGAAGCACAGAAACAGGTGGCCAATCAGGTGAACATGGCGCCGCAGGCACAGACAGTGAGCCTGGTTGAGGTCGTATCGAGCGATGGGTCCAATCACAGTGACGGATCGGCTAGGGTTTGA